A DNA window from Salvelinus fontinalis isolate EN_2023a chromosome 28, ASM2944872v1, whole genome shotgun sequence contains the following coding sequences:
- the LOC129826097 gene encoding probable peptidyl-tRNA hydrolase: MTLLNFVTMRRLLLKLINRALLIGPVGPMMGSEAGVHTNSRRRLVVGLGNPGMNSSRHSVGMAVLEALASRLGVADSWRGDRHVSGEVIVSDIQDIQIVLLRPRLLMNINGVSVAKAAIKYSIKPEHILLVHDELDKPLGKLAMKQGGSARGHNGVRSCVECLQTDVMPRLRVGIGRPSGKTSVDRHVLGRFSQEEQKVLSGVLEESVDILLSQLTDKEDMQSPLLPRGGRPASQTGKQRERLSAPRKDTATGQT, from the exons ATG ACTCTGCTGAACTTTGTCACAATGAGACGACTTTTATTAAAACTGATAAATCGAGCTTTGCTGATTGGACCCGTTGGACCAATGATGGGCAGTGAAGCTGGAGTCCACACAAATTCTCGCCGGAGACTG GTTGTGGGACTGGGAAACCCTGGAATGAACAGTTCACGCCACAGCGTAGGCATGGCAGTACTGGAAGCACTTGCTTCCCGGCTTGGGGTAGCTGATAGCTGGCGTGGTGATAGGCATGTGTCCGGTGAGGTCATCGTATCTGACATCCAGGACATCCAAATCGTGCTTCTCCGACCACGACTACTGATGAACATAAACGGTGTATCCGTGGCCAAAGCAG CGATTAAATACAGCATCAAGCCTGAGCACATACTGCTGGTTCATGATGAGTTGGATAAGCCTCTTGGAAAGCTTGCTATGAAACAAGGAGGGAGCGCCAG GGGTCACAATGGTGTGCGGTCCTGTGTTGAGTGTCTGCAGACTGAT GTGATGCCCAGACTGCGTGTTGGGATTGGCAGACCATCAGGTAAAACATCAGTGGACCGGCATGTTCTGGGCCGCTTCTCTCAGGAGGAGCAGAAGGTTCTGAGTGGGGTTTTAGAAGAGAGTGTGGACATTCTCCTCTCCCAGCTCACTGACAAGGAGGATATGCAGTCCCCACTGTTGCCACGTGGAGGCAGACCAGCATCACAGACTGGGAAACAAAGGGAGCGTTTAAGCGCTCCACGAAAGGACACGGCCACTGGCCAGACCTGA